The Populus alba chromosome 6, ASM523922v2, whole genome shotgun sequence genomic interval GGAGAACGTGTCTTATTTCTTTCCACTAACTTTATCTCATCTGCCtcgaaacaataaaaaataattacaatgaaaaataaataattatactcCGTATACTATTAGGTTTTATTGTGTCAATCAACCTGATTGATGTAACATGCACGCGCTAAGTTCTTactgtgtctatatatataacagatTTATACATTTAAGAGGAattactttcttcttctttttttaatctgggttttaacaacaaattaattttcatgtgGGGAATAAATACGAAGGATTCATAATTATAATGGATCTTCTCTTCCAACTTGTGATGGATTCCCTACATGTTCTGCATGCATGTTCGTGTAAAAAAAGATGGCAGCTAGCTACTACTGCCTCCATTGTCTGACCAGTACTtgaaaagggaagaagaaaaggacaGATGACCCAGGAAGAAAGAAGGTTAAGTACTCCCTCACGAGCCCAAACCTACAGCAGCCATACACGCACGGCACGGTGCATCCTGGATCGCCTCCTCGACAGGGTTTTGGTGGTCAGGCTGcgtgcatgcatgtgtgtgtgtcaGTGCTCAGTGCCTCCGCTGCAGTGGTGTCAGGCGCCATCGCTGTTTCGATAATTAGATGTGCACAGACAAACATGGTTGAATCCTGATTTCTGATACCACGATGAAGATGGATGGGTTATTTTACAGGACAGGGAATAAAAACATGGCCAcggctcttttcttttctgcagCTTTTTGCCTGATATGGATGCATGGTGGCTGAGAGCCGGAGACTGGGGTGGTGTTTCTCGTTATTATGCTAAAATCTAACCCAACACCGCTCAATgtatttaaacatttataaacAAAGCACGATAAATCATTAGCAACGAGCTAATTGAcgttatttttaatcttttaacgGCCAGAGGAGGGAGGTCTCAACGGCGCTGGCGAGGAGGACGACAAGATCTTAATGAGGGCACGCACAATATACATGTGAGGGCCCCATGGCCCACGCACTATGCCCTCCCGATAAGGCCCACAAAAAATTGCATGCTAGCCACGTGTTCATCTTTCTTGATATCcaacaaaattcttttttccACTTGCCAAAAAGGGAAACTCTCACATGAAAAATGCGAAGACATCATCACCGTTTATCTCTAGATTTATGATCCCAGTAAACACACTCTAGGGCTGTGATTCAATTTCCCAAGAAGCCACATTAAAAGTAACACAATCAAATGACACAAACGCTGCTCTATTTTAGCTAATATTTTATGgtgttgaattatatatatatatatatatatatatatatattctcctatttaaaaaaaatgatatatttttttcttttttctcctattctttcttcttttttagcatCTCTATTTAAATGGTTAGTTAATTACATCAGCAGTCAATTAAGCATCTTACAATTCAACCCATACAACCTTAAACCCCTCTCCCCACCAAATCTAGAAATTCAATCGTCttgaattttgcaaaaaaattaaaataaatgctttctacaaccccccctctctcttttGTGCTTTGATCCTGTGCTTACCCTTGGCCATTGTCTTCACCATCACCATGCCTCCATTCACCATCACCACTATCACTAATtgcaaagaagataaagttgcaatctttttaataaaaaacctccATAAACTCGAAATCAAAACCCCCATTTCACCACAACCACCACATTATCCTCCATCCCTACCACCACCACCTCAAGATGACGACTCACTTCTACACCTTGCTTCTCAAGTCAATCCAAGACCTAAATCACCAAAAAAactagctttttttatttttgatgactGCACCTCTTCCCTTTGCACCATTATGGGAACTCTACTTTAACCAAAGTAGAACTACACTCTTTAACATCTATATCCATGCAGATCCAACTTACAAGTACGACCTGCCGTTTACGGGGGTTTTCACAAACAAAGTTATCCACTCAAAACCAGCTAAAAGATCAACCCCCACTCTCATATCGGCGACGCGTCGATTACTATCCCATGCGCTTCTTCATGACCCTTCCAATTTCATATTTGCCCTTTTATCCCCTTCTTGTATTCCTCTACATTCGTTCAACTTCACATACAAAATCTTGACTAACTCAGGGAAGAGTTTTATTGAGATACTTGACATTAAGGGCGGTGCTTATGATAGATGGGTGGCGCGTGGTGAAGAGTTGATGCTCCCGGAGGTGGGGTTTAAAGATTTTCGCATCGGGTCCCAATTTTGGATATTGACACGTAAGCATGCGAGGATGGTAGTGAGGGACATGAGGATTTGGCCCAAATTTAACCAAACTTGCTTAAGGGAGGACACGTGTTATCCTGAAGAGCATTACTTCCCTACCCTTATCCATATGCAGGACCTGCACGGGTCAGTTTCTACCACACTAACAAGCATTGACTGGAGTGTTCGTGTTGGTGGTCACCCACGTGAGTATAAGGCGTATGAGGTAGGCCCAGATTTGATAATGAGCTTGAGAAACAAAAGGCCGAGGTATGGTTACGAGGGAATAAACGGCTCTGATTTGTCAGTGATGAAACGAAATGACCCGTTCTTGTTTGCGAGGAAATTTTCTCCTGATTCGATCCAGTTGTTGATTAGTATAGAAAAGGATATCATCTTGAATGATTAGGATAATGGCGTTGTTGtaaaattaatggtttttagagaaaattatataaaaaagaagttgTGATtacaaacttaatattaaaagtgcaaagcttttttttccctttaaaaaacTACTGTTATTTAAATCCGATTAAGCCTGTCTAGGAGTGttgttgcggttgttttttaaaatacttttcactcagaaatgtatcaaaataatatattttttattttttaaaaattattttttatatcagcatatcaaaatgatctaaaaacataaaaaaatattaatttgaagcaaagaaaaaataaaaaaatttcaaaaacatttttcaaacgtaaaaacaaacagggATAATTGAAACTCAAGTgagattcaagttgatttttttctaaaacaatattttttttattaacaatgctAAAACGGTggacaaaacaataaaattattttatgaataattttatacaaataaataaatcttgtaAAATTTGTGTATGATCCTTTGTTGTTAACGAGGCTACATTCTAAAGATCAATGGTTAGTTATTACTatgtctagttttttttaacaggGTCTCTTTTATTACTATGAGCACATGATCTATTtgtgttgaaaagaaaaaaatcccttcttttgaaaaaaaataaaaaaaaatgataaaaattgagATGgcattgaataaatatttttaaaaatattttagatatcagcatattaaaataataaaaaatattaattttaaataaaaaatatattttgaataaaacttATTGTGGGCACTGATGTTTCACTTgtcttttatcatttatttcagGGGCCTATCTGGTGGACTTTAGCCAATACAGTGGCCTTGAAAAAGATGTTTTAGAAACGAAAATACTTTGTATAATTTGAGACGTGGAAAGAGTCCTTGTCATGGTTAATTAAATCTGTTTCattgttgattttgaaaattcataATCTCAAAAgtcattataattaaaaaaacaaaataacaccaTTTTAGTCAAAATAATTAACTCAAAAGTCCTCGAGCTGAtctaataatttatgttttttccagATTAGTCCACAACGGGCTGGTAGATTGTTGCATtgggaaataaaatatattagcataaaaagtaaagttttttggcataaatattgatgaaataatataattttatatttattacgatttaaaaacaccaaaaaatatatagaagttgcgattaataaattttaaatctcatATGTTAAGCTACCACCATTTGgaatcatgatttttatggaattttgcatttttgaGCTGCGATTAGTACAAAAATGCTATTCTGgctgtatttttaattaatagtgctaatttaaaaacaaaacccaataaAGTACTGCGTGTTTATCAACTAACTAGAGTCTAGACTCTAGACTTGAGCTGTCATGGTTGGAAACGTGGCCTCGCTCACTGACACACTGTGGAGGACAAGCAAGCATTGAGTTGTTGTTCCTTAAAGAGAACACGTGAGGGTGTGTGTTTTCAAAGAGTTAAAGACCTCTGTGTTGTCATCAAGCTATGTATTGTCCATTATGGGCAGTGCCTGCCATGCAGCTTCCCGTCCCATGGTGATGGTTTTATGTATTTTTCACTTTCCTGGTGGGGCCAACCAGCACCATGAATTGATGgctgattggattaattatcTGTTGCTGTTGACCCATCGAAGGAGATGATGGAGGGAGAGGGGGTTGCTCGCTCAAGTTTCCAGATGAGAGGATTTAAGATGATGTTACAAATCCAGGTAAAGTTTCACTTCTAGctctgttttttctcttttttgaaggaaaaaaagagaaaattcttaaataatatcatttcaaggttttttttttaaccatagtTATATATACATGAAGAACAATTTGGAATGGAATTGGACAGTAGGTCCATTTTAGAGAATTTAAGATGGTGTTACAAATCCAGGTGAAGTTTCACTTCTAGCtctgttttttctcttctttgaaggaaaaaaaaaaagaaaattcttaaataatatcatttcaaggtttttttttttaaccatagttatatatatatatatatatatatagcaatttgGAATGGAATTGGACAGTAGGTCCATTTTAGAATCACTTTCGACTACTTGTTCGTTAGAGCTTCTATCCTTCATCAAGAGATTTGGTTGATCCATAACGAATCTACTTTTCTTGGCCCCCTTTAATCTGGACAAGAAAATAACTAGAGGTGCACTCACTGCCTGCTTGAGCTAATACTCCAACAATTCTAATGGATAAACTCAATGCATGATTGACTTAAAGCTGAGAGATTGCCATCCCCACCCCTGGGGGCATGATCAGGTTCAAGCCACTACTGTCTCCCTCCATTAGCACACACTATATACcttgaaaaacaagaaagaaggaTTCAGGATTCATGAATTGGAAAAGATTAGTTTAActgataaaaaatagtttactGTCATATCAAGGATGAAGGATGAACTTATTAGTCATCCTGATATTGAAAGGTTCGAGTTAGTCATCGAAACATGGGAAAAAGAATAAAGTAATGAGGATAAATTCTCTTATTGTCATCaatcaacaacaaaacaaaagactACCACACAAGATATGTTGGATTACAATACATACTAATTTGAAATCTTGAACAGTGAATTTTGCATCACATCTTCTATGGTTATAATGAGATCACGCTCAGAACATCATCGTGCAGAACAAGACTAATGCAGTAATGGAAATAAAATGGGTTCAGAATGAAAGGAAAAAGGGTGCAGATAGCTTGATTAGCTCATGCATCCACAACTGCTTTAAACCTTTCAAGTGTCACTCTGGTATAGGGCTCATTCAATGGAGACGGCCTTGAGTTGATGCAAAGTAAGCTGCTCATTTATCAGCCTAAATTTCTCTTTGAGCCTCTTGATCTGCAAAAAAATGTCATTTAGTTAAACAAGCAAACTAGAGAATGCCAGGATTGACAGATTTCCTACAGAAAGgatcaaaaaaagaaatggaaataaagaaaataaaaaccctttTAAGGTCCATCTCTGTTTCTAGCTTCCGTTGGCTGAAAGAGTGTCGCAAGTTGGTGATGTCAAAAACATTATCTAAATCATCTACAAATGCAGATTCTAGGTCCTGCAGAAGAAGTGCTGGCAACTTGTCGACAACCGGCATCAAAAGAAAACAGTTGAACTGCAAGGGACACATGCAAACTGTGAAAAGCTCACACATAAAAAGCTAGTAACAAAAAAGTTGGACAAATAGTCAAagcaattgaaaacaaaaattcttgattaaaaaagaGGAAGCAATAGTGTGTCacgaaaaagaaaattgattaacTGCTGTTGTTCCCTCCATTTCCAAGTATGTTTATGTTCAGAAAacggaaaaaaattatttttttgaatctacaaccaaaatatatttttcacttgtggagtttttttttttcttttttttttttctgtgggAGGGAGGGTAATTTTCTAGAAGTTGATGTTCACCGTAAGTTTtggttccttctttttttcaaattgaaaaatatcctAACAAGACATGATCTTTGGAAAGCAGTAGGAAAAATGAGGGTGGAGCCAATCAACCACACACGGGCATTTTGACCAAACTGCAAATGGAGAGGATGCCAAACCTTCAACTCAGCAGAGGCTAAGAAATACTCTCTTATGCCATGGAATATCTGTTGAACTAGACCATAAACAATTCTTTCAGATGAAGGGGCAAGTCTCCGATTCCAAAGGGTTTTGTCTAGAAGATCTGCAAGGCGTGTTTCTGTTGTCTGAACTGCAGAGCTTGAGTCAATGcctgaagccaaatgacttagTTTGACATCAGCCCTTGGTCTATTGTCATGCTTCTCACTGGCAGCTGAAACCATGGATGACTCCAGACTAGCAGATATAGGATTAACTCCCATAGCAGACTGCTCCGTTCCACCAAAGGAGTCTAAGAATTGGCGTAACCCAGCCCGGTTCTATATAtggaacataaaaaataagaacttaGATCACAAATAATCTGAATAGCACATCCACAAGTTCATGTATCTTAAGAGTGGATGGAAAGTTTTATGCCAACGTAATCATTATAGATGCCAAAGTAGTTACTTTGCAGGCTTCTGAAGGAGAAGTTGCAGCCATTATTAACAATAGCACTATTATGCAAAGCATGATGCTTATCAAATTAAAGagtcatgacaaaagtgataatTAGGAATCTATTGATTTCATAAGCATCCCTTAACTATGACTAACCTTATTGTGGAGGGACCATGTTACATAACGTGTGGTGCTTTCTAAGTCCTCCATGCATCTGCAgcaaatattaaacaaaaaaggcAAGTATGAGTGCAAGTTACGATTTGTTTAGGAAGAATTTTGCACGAGACTGATAAACTCTGTTGAACACCAGCTATGAGGTGTCCCTTTTTGCCCAGGTAAATCATGGATTTATCCAAgtgttgttttgaaaaaatcttgTTTGTATACTATCTCTCTTATTTGATGCAGTTTGCATGCCTATCCATTCTATGTGATGGTGCTCCTTAGGCAGTCGTACATTgggaaatttgaattttgatgcaCTCACTTGCCTTCAGCCCTCCATGGTAGAAAAATATCTCAGAGAACTAAATCCAAAGTTAgcagttttttttctccttaaaaaatcataaaaataaaataactggTGTAAGGAACAAGAAGAATACTTTTCACGGCATGCCCTTTCTGTAGATTCTGCGAAGTTGCTGAAGGCAGAATCAACACGCTTGAGGAATACATCATGACCACTTAGATACTCACCATCTTTCTGTTACAAACAATTTCAGGTATGAGATAAATGAACGAATAACACAACTATTCAGAAGGTCCTCCAGATATAAAGGAAAAGGACCAAAATAGAACCTGCACCTGAAGAAGATAGACCGAGATTGGAAGTAATCTCTTCAAGACGTACAAGAGCCTACAACCTAACTGTACCAAAGGAGGATAGTTATTAGTTTTGGAGTACAAATTCAACCATACCAGGAGAAGAAGTGTCCAAATTTTGCAACATATAGCATGAAGCAAACCAAAAACAGGACTGCTCCTTTCATAGTCCAAAATTtatgttcaaaaaaattataatggcaGAATGACCAAATATATTGATTGAAAGTCATGCgagtaaatcaaattaaaattaattacatgagTTTTATCAATAAATGACAATAAGACAAGCAACCAGAATTTTCTGAAAAACTCAACATTCTCCCGATGATTAAGAAAATGGGACAGTTTTATCATTAAGAACATGATATAACACAAATCATTCTTTTGCAAGAAATTGTTTGGGATTTCATAATTGGACAGATTTATCATTAAGAACATGATATAACATGAATCATTCTTTTGCAACAAATTGATTGGTATTTCATAATTCATTAACACTCTAGTAACTTCGAAGCATATTTTCTTGCACTCCCCTTATAGAATTCTGCTTGAGTGGGACCATAACTCTACAATCCCTAACATATCACAACCTGTTTACCAAAATTATGTTTCTAAAATTATGAGATAATCACTGACATTGTCATGAGATACATTTAGCATAAATATCTTAAATTGAAATATGTTCAATCGATTATTTGTTCCTTAAGCAACAGGGGAGGCATGCCAGGAACATGAAGGTAGAACACAAGAGAGGCTCTAGGAATGCCAGAATTTCAGTTAAAACTTTTGTTGACAACTTGAAAGCATCAAGTGGATAAAGTTTCCCTGTTAAGAGACATGCTTCTTTAGAAGCAGGCTTTTGCTTGGACATGGCCTGTAATGAAACCCTGGTGTTTTTGCTCAAAATTTGCGTTGCAAGGTTTAAAGAAGATGCAGAAGCAAGTTGACAGGGAAGTTGCATTCAGCTGGTTATCTAATCTCTAGGCTGCACCTCAAAACAGATAGGATGCACTTAAAagcagcaaaagaaaaggatttggTATAATCCCAAAATTGGTCGTATAAATCACTTGTAACAATATATTACACGTACTGCCACCTAGAGGGGTAAACAAGAGCAAACATCAGCTCACCTGATGAAGAAAAGGTTCGAATGTATCACGAGCCTTGGCTACAGCTATTACACAAGCCGTCCTGATCCACAAAATTGTAGAGAAAAGGGAGATCAGAtaactgaaagaaaaaaatgtttcccATCTCAGAAAGCATTGGTAGCTGTTCAATCAAATCTCAAGGATACCTAGAGTAGTTGGTTCCGTCATGGATATCTTCCACTCCACATGCATTCACAATTTCTTCACGTGTAATTTGAGGGCATTTGGTTCCCCCAACAACAAAACGGAATTCAGCCATTGCACGATGATATTGTGCACCCCCATAAAGACGCATCCCTGCATTCTACATGTAAATTGC includes:
- the LOC118050148 gene encoding LOW QUALITY PROTEIN: glycosyltransferase BC10 (The sequence of the model RefSeq protein was modified relative to this genomic sequence to represent the inferred CDS: deleted 1 base in 1 codon; substituted 1 base at 1 genomic stop codon) translates to MPPFTITTITNCKEDKVAIFLIKNLHKLEIKTPISPQPPHYPPSLPPPPQDDDSLLHLASQVNPRPKSPKKLAFLFLMTAPLPFAPLWELYFNQSRTTLFNIYIHADPTYKYDLPFTGVFTNKVIHSKPAKRSTPTLISATRRLLSHALLHDPSNFIFALLSPSCIPLHSFNFTYKILTNSGKSFIEILDIKGGAYDRWVARGEELMLPEVGFKDFRIGSQFWILTRKHARMVVRDMRIWPKFNQTCLREDTCYPEEHYFPTLIHMQDLHGSVSTTLTSIDWSVRVGGHPREYKAYEVGPDLIMSLRNKRPRYGYEGINGSDLSVMKRNDPFLFARKFSPDSIQLLISIEKDIILNDXDNGVVVKLMVFRENYIKKKL